The DNA segment CCTGATTGACACCCTCTGCCACCTGATTTTGGATATTCTGTGCTAAGATGAGAAAACAATCTGTTTCTCAGATTCAATAAAATCTCTCAGTTGATAACTAGCAAACACGTATTAAATGATTATAATGCACTCTCTTAATATCTCTTCATCAGTGAGGGTTTTATTATGCTTAGCTACTATCCATGTAGTTTTGAGTTAAGTACTTATTGCTTGTTCTTGTTGATTTAGTGAATTGAGTGAGTTTTTTCCTGCTATAATTGTAGCTTGTTTTGaaggctttgtttttcttgtttctgtgttGGTTAGATTAATGTGCCATGTTCCTGATGATAGTGGTACCTTGCTCTGCATCTTACACCGTACTATCTCCTCTCTCTTTTAGGGTATTAATTGTTTCATTGCACATCAGACAGTTcaacttattttttaagattgttGGGATTATAAAGATACAGTATAGATTTTGGTCCATTTGTCATTGAAATGATAATTCTGTGTTTTCCTTCagacattttaaatgcatttgttcTATGTAACTTTCAATATGAATTTTGAAAATTTCTGGTTAATCAGTAAGTTACATGATTATTACGTACTGCTGCTGTGGATTTTCAGGAGTAAGAAATTAAGCGATTGAGCttgcttttttgtaataaaacctAAGTTATGGCGACATATGATTTCAGTTTGACTTGTTTGAACTAACATGTATGTTATGTGAATGCATGAGAGTTTAGATCGGGGTATCCAGGAATAAATGAGGGAGTGTTTGTGTAAGGATTGGGGGAAGGAGCAAGTTCCTAGGCTGGCCAAGCCCAAAGAGCTTTTGCAAAAATTTCAATTTCTGTAGGGTATTAAAACTatgatagataatttttttttgtttttggaaactCTTGatgcaagattacatttttaatttagtgtCAGTCAAGGAACTTGAAATACTCTGCATCGTTGTACTGAAAGCTGTATATATCCTTATACTATTTCGCTTGTGTCCGTCCATGCTCGATATAAACAACGGTTGCTACAACTACTATATCCCCCATAACAATAGCGTGGAATCCGTGTTCAAAATGGattatgcaatttaaaaaaaaaataaattgttaagcATGTTGCCATGATTAATGAGAAGTTTATAAAGGCTAATTTAAGAGATAAATTATATGAAttacaaagagaaaacaaataaattgaaTCATTAAAATCCTTGGAAAATGTAAAATCATGcttaaaatttattacaaaccTGAAATACAAATAATCATGAACCAGGTGTATTTTTATTTAGAGTATGATATTGGCAGACATTATCTTGTTTGTGGTCCTCTTCATCTCGGGCCCTTATCAGAGTAGACATTGTGGTGTACAATTAGGATGTGATGCTAATGGTAGCATGTTCACCCACTCCAATTAGattgtctgtgttgagtttttGGAAATATATTCAcaattgtaatatactgtatgtaagtgcTTTGAAATGGGATCCAAATTGAAACATTCTCTCTCTATTATGAATTTACTTGTTATACTGTTCTGTTCAATATGTAGCTAAtgagttattttttcattttcacattttatacatttattaaagGTGTGTGTAACCTTTGTATGGTAATTTTTGTACTGCAATATTTAGTTGTGTATATGTGCTAAAAACAAACAGTAtgcaacattatatatatttctttatctCTTATTCCTGTGTCAGGCTGACCAACAACTTGCCAAAAAAGGAAAGGGCAAAATCGGAGATATGCTTGAAAAGGCAGCAGAACAGCTAATGAGCTGCTTCAGAATCTGTGCCAGTGACAAGTAGGTACCTGTCTTATTCATTTTGTTTCCGTTGTGTCCAAAGCCTGTAATGATTATGCCTTTCAAGTTTTCTCCCTGAATGCAGACAGAAAGGTCtttaacattttacatatttctgataaaaaaagaatgcagtgtgctttttccacattttgaaaAGCGTTCTAAAGCATGTTTAGAAATACACTTTTTCAGCTTATGTTATGCACCatctcattttttcatttgttacatGTCTCTTATTCAAACCCCATCAAGCCTTTTGTTTACTGGCCCAAGTAACTTGTATTCACAGTTGGAATGTGCACAAGAGGCACTCCACAGGTTATGCATTCTAGCACCTCCAACAGAATCGCTGGACAGTTTCAAACCTGGTTAATTCGTTTCATGGTTATGGGAGGAAAGAGCCAACCCTGGCAGCAAGCTGTGCTAAGTAGCGTTCATTCAgcatatttacttacttccttcTTCACATTATACCTTGTTGTGTTGGGAGTCTTGAGCCAttgattatgttttattttgtgttttgccaGGATCTACATTTTTTCCATGGTCACACATCTCTTTCTAGTTGTTGCTTTGATGTTTTCCACCTGTTCCCTTCTAGGTCTTTCCCTAGGTTTTATTACTTCATTTTGTACGcaattttgttatacctttttaaTTCGTCCTTGTTATATGTCCATACCACTGTAACTGTTTTATTtctatgttattttataaatcagtgcttcccaaattcggtcctggggacccactgtggctgtatatttttgttccaaccagcttgtttttaattggactcctgggctaattaagtggactgttatttcccagattctgtgttttggaaccaatataaaaattagaaaactaagtttggcaaacacaatttattaaaatatagtaagcagttatatgggaataatgtactgtattttattaacaatattttcttcttgattttcattctacttttccaggtgttgttgttgaattaatccattatttactatttagtgggtctgacgctgaagtagttgcagcctttgattattctgtgttgtttacctgcgtgtctgctctgctcatttttaattgtcattattaagatacaacaaagagggaaaactgcacagagaaagggcaaaatataatgaaatcaacaaaagagagttaagcattttaaatctatagcaaaagctgaaatatttctaaatgtcttataaatgtaaaaatcctgctgctgtgcttttctgaatggtagaataagagaaaacaaatgccaactaattaaatgagatcagtgttattaggtgttgtcactgactaggaatctggttggaacaaaaacctgccgccacagtgggtccccaagaCCGAGTTTGGGATACACTGTTCTAAATGATTCCATTTCCAGTTTTTCATGGATTCCATTATTTCTTACCCTATGTTTGGTTTACTTACCATACGCCTCTAATACTTCATTTCAACAGCTGTTATTATAGATCTTTGTTTATCCTTTATTGTCCAATATTCCACTGCATAAAATATTGTTCATACGTATATGGTCTTATATAAATGCATTTTCacttttgtatttagtttttccTTCCCTATtaggatattttttaatttgaagtttatttgtcttgtttttttctgtgtttaatttCTTCATCAATCTTTGcatcttcatttattatttccagGTATATATggacttgttttgtattttttttttttttttcatttattagtatccatttttcatcttgatttttctttattttctttacttttctctacatttattaTCATACTTTTTGCTTTTAGCTTGCTTTTAAATGTTGTTAGTTTAATTTGTAACGGATGCTCAGTCATTGCAATTATTGTTACTGTTGTCCACATATACACTGTTGGTCAAAAAAATTACCTccgtttttttggttttttttttatttagtcagaTGAAATGCCATGAATGACCCAAAATGGCAAAAAGGTTAGCAGTAAactgtcagaggtttaaatttaaaatttaagttagCAAAaagtttggggggaaaaaaggacatttgagaatattacaaatgggccttcttcagggaagagctgataggttacaacctacagatgatctgcagcaattaaagtaactGCAAGTTGAAGGAAACAGTTcatacaggtgtcccaacttcttttGATTACTTTTAAAgcgctctgtctgtctgtcttaaagcagagttggaacagtgttactacaccctctgaagtactacttggataatattccagtgataatggcaggGAAACGGCAATtagcaaatgaaatgagacaaagcattgttacccttagaagtgtagatCTTTCATttaagagaaattgcaaaaaagaatCAAAGCTTCAGTGAGTACGGTGTCCTACACAATTGGAAACTGGTAttaactctgataggaagagatctggctgACCCAAAGTcataacccaatcagaagacaagtttatgagggtcaccagcttgcgtgatagTTGCCTTACAGCACAAGAGTTTCAAGTACAGCTTTATAGTGGTCGCAAAAAGCatgtctcagtttctactgtgaagaggagagtttgtgctgcaggtttgacaggacgaatggcagtaagaaagccatttctTAAAGGAGAAAATAGGGCATTAAAATAGCAGCTGTGGACTATTGCAGACTGGAGAAAGTCTccacttcacagaagaaactgaTGCTTTGAGTTTGGGTTATTCCACTTTGTTACATGTACTTTTATTTATGACTTTTAATGTtgtgaattctttatatttgtggatttcttgagtTAATAGCAATGTCTGGAGAGAATTTCATTTGAATAGCTTCATTGGAAgtatatttactgaaaaaaatgttgacgcattcaatacttatttcctCTACTGTATTTCCTTAAAATTTATCCATCTTTTATTTaaggtttaattttatttgttactttttcatttttgttctgtttattctaatatttttatactttgtttacatatttttgtctttttgtttcttctaatgattgttgtttaatttttgatttttttcttatttatttgatctttaaataatataaaaagtgttttataGGTAATAATAATGGATGTTTTCTTGTGTCTGGCTTTTTACCTTGTGCATagaaaacttttatttaaaaaaaaaaaaaaagtctgtcaaCTGTATGTTGTTTATATAAACACTCTGCCTATCCGCATCACCAAAGTATTTGtctaataaataaatggaaaagctGAAAATCTAAAAGGGAGATTTCTTTTattctgttcctttttttttttttttttttaacagccgTGCTGGTATTGATGACTCAAAAAAGTGGGGAATGCTGTTTCTGATCAACCAGCTGTTCAAAATTTATTTCAaggtaaaaagaggaaaaaagtatgctttcttttctatttcttcTGTGCAACTTATCATAGAAGAAAATAATTGTTAATAATGCACACAGTTAAAATACTAGTTAAACTCACAGAACTATTTTACACTGTGTATCAAATGCGGTGTGACTTCAAAATTGCATCGTACTTATTAAAATAGTACAACAGCTCACTActctaaatggtaaatttgcccGGGAGCCAGTTCCAAACTCACGACCTCCGGATTATATATTGGCAgctctaaccacagcaccatggaagctgttgtatcgtacttataccttttgtgaaagtgtttatttgatatttggccatcagccttcacatattatacagttcatgtctacattttgttatttattactaaaacatgaaaaatgtttgttttaagtatgtgtttatacagattattttagacacaaaacacacatcaaattatttccccttacaattctgggtagctcactcccagataatcaaggcaggaactgggagaacttcttgtccGTTGtgaggtggtgggggggatggtatggcaggctgcttgctgcttcctgcttatcgacacatttagaagacaaaagacgctgacggagaggtgagaagggatttacggtgggccagatttacgagttttttcgttggctttggtaattctagtgtttacTTTTTAAGCTCTGATGAAATTGTTTGGAGCAGCACAATGGACGATAGTAATTGTAGTCCCTACTTTGACATTTATGCAAGGTTGCAGATAAGATGAAGGGGTCAGGgggtaatatataataaataccaTTCTTACTTAGTCAGTTGTGCCAAATTGACAACACTCACAGCCATCATGCCTTGCAAACACTTGCTAAATGTGTCTTTGTGCTTTGCTGAACTTTGCTCTTTTCACTTCCCTTTTGCagacagccttcatttacatggTGGTGGTGCATACTTAGAATAACCCACTTACTACAGCATCTTCTTACAGCGTAAAGTctcaagtagactgcagagcgatcaaacacaggaagattatgaaaccgtttctggacagaggcagaactgtaacaacagttgcatagagtgtgaccaaacacaggaagctctgcagtctgctTGTGACTTTACATTGTAGgaaggtaagtaaataaatagaagtaaataacattcgatgtgatataagtaacatatactgtacatgtttttcatataaagaccatcacaaaacatgggatagcaagctgcttgctgcttgtgctgatcaagacatttacaaaacaaaagatggtaatggagaggtgtgaagtaATTTAAtttggcctgggattacaagtttttcttaggcttcagggattctagtgttaataatgacAACtatcaatacattaaaaaaaaaatgtctccactagtttagtttttttccttCTATGTTACAAAATTTCAGTCAAATCAGTCAtgccatttttgaaaattttggggtatttagtttttcttttatagGGGTTTTTATCCCTAAATATTGATACATCAAAATATtgtttcttagtggatacctacttcCCTAGATGTACTATCCTGCCAAATTTCTGCATtttgcattatatactgtatttatagatgtacagtaatccctcctccatcgcgggggttgcgttccagagccacccgcgaaataagaaaatccgcgaagtagaaaccatatgtttatatggttatttttatattgtcatgcttgggtcacagatttgcgcagaaacacaggaggttgtagagagacaggaacgttattcaaacactgcaaacaaacatttgtctctttttcaaaagtttaaactgtgctccatgacaagacagagatgacagttccgtctcacaattaaaagaatgcaaacatatctacctcttcaaaggagtgcgtgtcaggagcagtgactgtcacagagatagccctattgatttgtttgcatttctctctgtttggcttttaagtatgcgaagcaccgcggcacaaagctgttgaaggcggcagctcacaccccctccgtcaggagtagataaagagagagacagagtttgtttttcaagcacaaatcaatacgtgcccttcgagcttttaagtatgcaaagcactgtgcagcatgtcgtttcagaaagcagctgcacaaaagatagcaacttgaagataatctttcagcatttttagacgagcgtccgtatcgtctaggtgtgcgaacagcccccctgctcacaccccctacgtcaggatcacagaaagtcagcgcaagagagagagagagaaagtaagctgggtagcttctcagccatctgccaatagcgtcccttgtatgaaatcaactgggcaaaccaactgaggaagcatgtaccagaaattaaaagacccattgtctgcaggaagccgcgaagcagcgaaaaatccgcaatatatatttaaatatgcttacatataaaatccgcgatggagtgaagccgcgaaaggcgaagcgcgatatagcgagggattactgtatattttaattttttgtatatatttttgtgtaattATTGTATATTGAAGTACTGAAGTCAGTTTTGAAAACTGTGTTTAtagaatgtttttatattttataaaggaGTAAGATGAATGGGTATATTATTTGTACATACTATCTGAATTATTTGTCACATCAGTACTTGGTCATGTAACATAAGGTTTTTTAATGCTTTCCAGATCAACAAGCTGCACTTATGTAAACCTCTTATTCGAGCTATTGACAGTTCAAACCTTAAAGACGAATACAGCATGGCACAAAGAGTAACCTATAAATATTATGTGGGAAGAAAAGCTATGTTTGACAGTGATTTCAAGCAAGGtaggttttttttaatacattaaagCACTTATCGTACTGTTGGAGATGAGGCAGTGTCATTCCTTTGCAAACAGTTATTTCTGTTAAAGAGGGGTGTGTTATTTATGAGTTGGTTTATAGTTTGTGAAAGTGAGACAAACTGATTGTTTATTTCCTTACTTTCATAGCGGAAGAGTATCTCTCCTTTGCGTTTCAACATTGTCATAGATCCAGTCAGAAGAACAAACGCATGATTCTTATTTACCTGCTTCCTGTAAAAATGCTTTTGGTatgtaaaactataaaaaaaaaatattttagcttatttgattttatctaggaaaagaaaacaaatttgttttattcaaaggatttttttatttccttttatgttTCTTGAATTAATGGCTAGATTTATGTTAATAATTTGGAAGCAGGATCAAgaggataaataataaaaatgtttctctacagcacattttgtttttatttacctcAGGTACCATTATTAGTCGAGGGCACTATAATTTAGAGACAACTGACCAAGTTATGAGGATTAAAAATTAACTAGTTTTGATTGGTGGagatatttttagaaaatttgaTTACCTtcccttatttattattatagtataATTGTTGCAGCATTTCCTCCTACATACTTATGTTGCTCCTCTTATGAGATCAACAATTTATGGGATTTCAGTTTCTTGTTGACGGTTTGTTGGGTACACAGATTAAGCCTGGCAAAgattgtattgcattttataaGAGTTTTATTACCTCCAAAGTTTATAATCTTTTTATTCTTGAATTTGGTAAGAAAGTTAACTTTGTTAAACTAAGAATTCCCTACTGTTTGTATAATTcaaactttttaatattatgcTCTATCTAATAGGGTCACATGCCAACAAATCAGCTATTGAGAAAGTATGATCTCCTGCAGTTTGCAGATGTCACTAAGGCTGTGAggtatttcagtttatgaaacaatcaataattccaaaactgagggttttttttaatattaatgtaatttttattacacttttgttttatttacacttttatttaaatataatatactaCATTTGAAAAGTCCTGACGTCTGTACGCATATCCAGTGGTCTAGTCATATCATTTAATAACTCCCTTAATCCTGACCAAGGTCtctaaggcaggaacaaaccccagaccatcacagggcaatacacactagggccagtttagcgttgccaattcacctaacttgcatgtctttggacattttggataaacccatgcagacacaaggagaacatttaAACTACATTTGGGGATGACCcaagatgtgaaccctggtctccttattgcaaggcagcagcttcACTGTGATGCCCCATTTCCAGTGGtagtataaataaaaactaagtaATAACATCCAGCACAATGCAAAAATACAATCCTGAATACAATAGAACatgtagtgtgtatatatatataaatataccctATAGatacaatatttatgtatattcaaATATACCCTAAagatacaatatttataatctCTTTCaatttgattaaattcatttttttatggtaGAGGTTATACGCCACGTTTCATAATGTGTGTTATTTTATAGTTGacttctaaactggccctgtatgaTTTAATGAGGATGTGTTTGTGAGAATATTCCATTGGATGGTCTGGAGCATTATTTAGAGATTGTTACTGTCTTGTACCTGATGCTATCAGGATTTATCTCTGCCACCCCAAAACCGTAAGCTGAATTATGAAAGTGGtgcaatttcatttttgaattatgcTTTTCAATtacattaatttataattaaCTGCAATAACACTTGGTACTTTAGTTTATAGTATGACTGTTATTTGatctgttgtgattttttttttctttcaaaggtTGACTTTAGTTGTAATCCTTTATTTGTCTTAGAAGATCTCTtttatgaaatgtaattatttttttattctttatggtAGCGAAGGAAATTTGCTGCTACTTAATGATGCATTGTCAAAACATGAAACTTTCTTCATCCGCTGTGGAATTTTCCTTATTcttgaaaaactgaaaatcattACATACAGAAATCTTTTTAAGAAAGTGTAAGTATTACAGGGAttgttttcactgttttatttcTCTGAATGTTGCATATTTGCTTTATCatgatgtgttgtgtgttttgCAAAATGCTCTGCTCGTCTGCCAAAATTTGCTACCattgattttacatttaaattgtttatgTAGTATTAAATGTCTCCATCTACATAGAGGTTGAGCATCCCTAGTCCAAAATGCCTTGAACcagaaatattttggattttggaatatttgcatatgcATAATAAGATATCTTGGGTATGGAACCCAAGTCTAAACAGAacatttatgtttcatatttacCTTATACATACAAAGTAattctgtacagtatatttaataattttgtgcATGAAACAAAGTTTGTGTGTACAGGTAGTCCCCcgagttacggacatccgacttACAAAAGGGGCCGCAGCtactccttcatctgtctgggggatgcaacgcaggctcctcagtaactgctgctctgtcatcttcggcctagggacgctgcaagcggtgggtGGATGGATTTTGTAGGGGGGGCGGTtttgctgctcgcgcagtgtagtgtccctcgggcggctccggttgatgaatggggtggtgggggccgcaccccattcattctcagtgggtggCCAGGTGCGCAGCAAGCGGTGACCCagggtccatagtcaccggggctgCAGCTactgctcgtgtgcaggacggaggcttgatggggcaaAAGGGAGCAGTTCGCTGCCTGCCCACCACACAGCCTGCAGTGTCCCTCAaacggctgccccgttcgttctcggTAGgcagctggtgatgctgcaagcggtgacctggttgaggctgaacggaggccattgagggtgaatggggtggcggggggcagcattgtagtgtgacTCGGGTGGCTgtctgttgaatgggggcggtggtgggcgattcactacccgcctttggccgcaccctgttcgttctttgtgggcagacgctgcaggcagcatactgtatgcaagtagaggtgactgtgtggtagGCGGGTGGTGAACTGCCCCTCACCAcctccattcattctcaatagcaagcctgcttgtactgttacatacatagcaggaagttatCTCTCATCAGTACACCAGACATGCTGACGAGGGGTGCCTCCCTGCTGTgttagcgtgtacagtgctgtgcaaaagagctcatcttaaccttttgtcttcacccttcaacaagaagggaaaaaccatcaccatggaaaataaagcagaaataataaaaaggtcagagagaggtgaaactcaatcattcattggcagagcgcttggttacagtcggtcagcaatagcatttattaaaataatgtacctgttctgagtTTCATACAAATTCAACTAAAGAACAAACCCACAGTCCCTATTTCgtacgtaacccagggactgcctaTAGTAGCATCAGGAGAATACCTGTTAAACAACAGCAGTCTTTCAGACTCCATCTATGATGCTATCTTTTGATTATTAGATTACTATACACTGAGAATTAGCCAAAAACATAGTGAGTAATACATGTTGGTCTGGAGGTGACGATGGTTGATAACAAACTGGCATCAACTAATTGCGGAGCACACATTCCCTCTAAGTTTTATGGGGTTTTTCTGTGTACTGTGCAGTACTTTTGAACAACTCTGCAGGCGTTATCGCAACACTTGCTCCCTTCTCATTGTTT comes from the Erpetoichthys calabaricus chromosome 4, fErpCal1.3, whole genome shotgun sequence genome and includes:
- the pcid2 gene encoding PCI domain-containing protein 2 — protein: MAHITINQYLQQVVEAIDTRDGAFCAELLSFKHPHVANPRLQLANPEEKCQQVLEPPHDEMVAAHLRCTYAVANHDFVEAYKCQTVVVQSFLKAFQAHKEENWALPIMHAVALDLRIFANNADQQLAKKGKGKIGDMLEKAAEQLMSCFRICASDNRAGIDDSKKWGMLFLINQLFKIYFKINKLHLCKPLIRAIDSSNLKDEYSMAQRVTYKYYVGRKAMFDSDFKQAEEYLSFAFQHCHRSSQKNKRMILIYLLPVKMLLGHMPTNQLLRKYDLLQFADVTKAVSEGNLLLLNDALSKHETFFIRCGIFLILEKLKIITYRNLFKKVYLLLKTHQLPLDAFLVSLKFMQVEDVDIDEVQCILANLIYMGHIKGYISHQHQKLVVSKQNPFPPLSSVS